TAAGACGAAAGGGTAACATCGGGGAATCTCCTTTGGTTTTTGGATAAAGTGAAACTATGGAGATACCCCGATTGAATCCTTACTTTCAAGTGATTCTCAGAAATTCTTTTTCATGAGGTCTATAGTTCAGCGATAGCTTCTTAGGCTATCGCTGAAGCGAGGCTGGATTACCAAATTTCATCTGCAATCATCACCCCTGAGATTGACTGAGGTGTAAAGCTTTTTCTCAGGACGCAATGACGAACCATTTCTGTTTTTCCCCGATGTATTTTTTTCGCGTATCCTGCACGCGGACTTTCAATTGATACGTGCCGGGCTTGAGATTATTGAGTTTAAACTGCTGTGACACATTAATGGCTTTGGCATCCCGGTCATCCATCACTGAAGCAATGTCAGTCCAAGGTGTTTGCAGAATCACTTTGTTATCCTGCGCGAACTCCACCTGCATTCGCAGATTCGCAACCTCCGGCGCATTGTAGATTTTAAAGCCGTATGACAGGACATCCGTGCTGCTATAGATGATTTCGCCCTGTCTGGAAACCTTCTGCAACACCTCGGTCTGATTCGTCGGTTGCGGTTGCGCGGTGATTAATAGCAAATCGCTAAGCGTCAGATTGCCTTTTTTCAAATCCGGAACTTCAACCCAGAGAGATGTCGACCCCACTCTTTGAGTGTGGGTTTCCAGCAAACCAATACGAATGTTGTAGGTTCCCGGCTCAAGTTCCAGCCGCCTTGCCGATTTAAAGCCATTACGTTTTGCCAACTCGAATTGCGCCGGCGTAATCTGCCCCTTCATCTGTTCATTGATCGTTTTAATCACTTTGCCGGAAGTATTCAGCACTGCCACCCCAAGTTCGGCGTCAAAGAGTCGCGCGTCGTTTTGCATCAGGAAATCAAAAGAAACCGGATCGGCATAAATCGAAAGCGAAACCTGCGCTTTATCACCTTCGAGTTCGATAAAGTCTGCGGTTGCCGCAACCCCGAGGGCGTTGACCGATAGTGGCGCAGTCATCGCTTTGATTAATTGCTGTCGCGGCGTCAAGGTTTCTTCTTCGTTCTTGAAATCGGCGGGCAGATAGCCGCGCTGGGCGCGCACTTTATAGTCATCATGGTTTTTGACGCGGACTTTGATTTTGCGAAATTTATTTTCTGCCTCCGTGTTTGAGGAATAGTAATCCAGCGCGTAATAGATGCTGTTTTCATCAAGCGCCTGCTGCAAACCGATGTTCAGATTATTCGTGTTGAAGAGCGCCTTGCCGCCAGTGTCCGCAGCTAGAGCGTTGAGACCGTTTTCACTATCTCGCGCCGACATTCCCATATAGGTTGAAAAGGATGGCGGCGGCATAAATGTCCCAACAGACGCATCACCAAAGACATCAGGTTGTAGTCCTTTGGCGTTGAAGGCGTAGAAGACGACTCCTGAACGGACGGCGCGGCTGACCACGGTTTGTACGGCAGATAAATCCGCTTCACCCCCGTAACCCATCATCGTAAAACCATCAGAAAAGAGTGCCAGAATCTTCTGACCGGGCATCCCCTGTAACCGCTCGGTCACTGACCTGAGCGTGGACAGAGTCATTTGCCGCCGCCGGATTCCCTCCATCAACACCTCTTTAGCCCGACCGGTTATCGCTACTTCATCGGCTGAACTCATTTGATAGATGAACGGATCGATTTCCTCGAACTCTTGGCCACAGGGTCGCCCTTGTTCTTCTCTCACGATGCAGAGCGCCAGTACCTTTGCTGCCCGATCACTTGCCAGTACACGAGCAGCCAGCAATGGGGTGTAAAATCGCACACGAGTGTCGGGTTGCCACGGCGCAATTTTGTCAATCAGACGATTGAGCAGTTGGCGGTCGCGCGTGAACTGTTCGTAGATGCCAAGCGAAGCCGTAGTCGTCACCAGCGCAACTTGATCGTCTTCGGAAAGCGAGGTGGCGACAAATTTCTTGAGTTCCTGTCTCAACAGATACAGGCTTGAAAACGACAGGTTCACTGTGTCGACGAAAAGCACAACCGTATGCCCGCCGCTACTGCCTGGTTTGGAGGCAGTGGGTTGTGAATTTTTTATCGAATCGCTTCCGGTAGATGCGGCGGCGCGTGATAGCTTGCCGGTGCGTTCAAGCGAAAAGAAACTGATTTGCTGTGGGCGATCATTTTCAAGAACTTCAAAATCTTCTTTCGTCAAGTTCTCAATAATGTTGCCATTTTTATCGGTCACCACAGCGCGTACATTAATCAGTTCGGTTTTAAGCTTTACCACCGACTCCTGATCTTTTTTCGCGTCCTGGGCAAAAAGCCGAATTGCCAACAGGTGGCTGGCAGAGAGGAGAAAAAGCAGGCAAACGACTGCCGGCAGTTTCAAATGTGTCATAACTGCAGGGTTCCTTTAATCAAGTAGATTTTCCACTGACGGTACTGCCTTTTGAAGGACGATGAATTCGCTCAGGCAAAAGTTGCCTGCACGATATATCAAACGAACCTATTTAGAATCTGCCATACAAGCAATACTTACAAAATCCTAATGGTGATAAAAGCAGTGATTCATCAGTATCTTGAGAGTAAGCGGGCAATCAGTCACGAATTTTACTAGGTTTCGCGACAGCTTGCCAATTGGCAGATGCATAGCTCGTCATCTCGCCCTGCAAGGTTTTGATGGTTATGAAAGCTGCAACATTTTTTGTCGCGTTAATCAATCGCAAACCTTCGTCTTTGCCAAGAACGCTTACCGCCGTAGCGAGCGCATCGGAATCTATGCCGCGTCGCGCGACAACCGTGACACTGCTTTGCCCTTGAATACCGACGCCGGTGCGCGGGTCAACAATATGTGAATAGCGAACGCCATCAAATTCGACAAACTGTTCAGCATCGCCCGATGTTGAAACCGCGGCGTTAGAGAGTAAGAGTTGGGTTTTATTTTGCAAGTTGTTGGCTTGCAAAGTTGCGACTTCAATCACCCATCCCGATTGTCCGGGCGGCGACTGACCGATGACGATGTCACCTCCCGCGGCAACTAAAGCACTGCGAATGCCCAATCGTTTTAAAATCTCTAGGGCTTCGTCAGCGGCAAAACCTTTGGCGATGCCGCCTAAATCCAAAAGCACGCCTTCGCGGTCAAGCCAGGCGGATTGCGTCTTTGCATCGAGATGGAGTTTTTTGAAGCCTGTGAGAGCTAACGCTTGTGTGAGTTTTTCTTTATCGGGCATTTGATGCGTGCGGCGCGCGCGTCGCCACAAACGTGTGACTGCGCCGATTGTTATATCAAATGCGCCATTGGTTTTTGCCGCGAGCCTTTGCGAGTAATCGAGAACGCGAAATAAATCATAGCTGATTCTCAGGGGACGATTGATGGCTTGATGGGAAAGGGTGTTTAGCTCACTGGCTTGCTGATAATCGCTCATGATAGCATCCAAACGCGCGATGCGGTTAAATGCGGCTTGCTTAGCGCGACCAGCGATTTGATGATTTGCCGCATACATCACAATTTTAAACTGTGTACCCATGTGAATTTCAGTGAATTCAAATCGCCGGGGTGTGATCGTATAACCGTAAATATTGAGAATCAGCAGGCACATCAGCGCGACAGAGATTCTTTTCAGCACCGCAATCATCGAATTTTTAATAGCAATGAATCAGAGCATGAAGCAAATCCGTTTGGTCTTAATCATCAGTTTATTTTTCGCGTTGGTCAGTGGGCTAAATGCCGGTAACTTTCGCCAGAGTTTTGCCGCAGTTGAGGCACAAGTCTCAACCAAGCCGTCCGATATGAAGCCGTACACGGAAACCGTTCCAGGCAACCGCGTGAAATTCGATATGGTGGCAATTCCCGGCGGCACATTTCAACTTGGCAGTCCGGCGAGCGAAACTGGACGTGGCGCAGATGAAGGGCAGCAGGTTGAAGTTAAAATTCAACCGTTCTGGATGGGCGCGATGGAAGTGACCTGGGACGAATATGATGTTTTTGCTTTCTCGCAGGATATTCCGAAAAAACCAACGCCGGAACCGCAGCCAACAGCAAGTGATGCGGTTACGCGCCCGACGCCGCCTTATGCCGATGAATCGTTTGGCTATGGCAAAGGGCGTCAACCGGCAATCAGCATTACGCATCATGCGGCGATGGAATACTGCCGATGGCTTACTGAAAAAACCGGCAAACTTTATCGCTTGCCCACCGAAGCCGAATGGGAATACGCTTGTCGCGCCGGTTCAAAGACTGCTTACGCCTTTGGCGATGATGCTAAAAAATTAGCAGAGTACGGTTGGTTTGCCGATAATTCGGAAGGCGCGCCGCATCCGGTTGGCAAGAAGAAGGCGAATCCCTGGGGGTTATACGATATGCACGGCAATGTCGCCGAGTGGTGTCTGGATGCCTATGCAAAAGATTTTTACAGCACGTTGAAAGCAGGCGTGGTTGAGCCTGTGTTGGTTCCGACAGAAAGGCGTTATCCGAATGTGGTACGTGGCGGGTCATGGGATGACGATGCGGACAAATTGCGAAGCGCGGCGCGGCAATACTCGAAAAAAGAGTGGAGCAAGCGCGACCCGCAACGTCCGCAAAGCATCTGGTGGCACACCGACGCACTCACTATCGGTTTTCGCATCGTTCATCCGCTTGATGAACAAGAGATTTTGAAAGGATTGAAATCCAAGGTGACTCGCCAGAGTCCCGATTAAACAATGGTCTTTAGTTATTAATTGCCGGATATTGTCAGGCGATGCCTTGAAACTGGCTCTCAGAGTCAGTTTCAAGGCATTGGTCTGGAAATTAAGGGCTACAGTCCAAAGGGTTGAAAAGGAGAAGATATGGAAAATTCTAATGATAAAAATCCATCGCGCAGAGATTTTTTGAAAACCTCTGCCGTTGCTATCGGCGCAACTGTCGCGACCAATCTAATCAACAACGCTGCCTATGCGGCAGGAAGCGATGAAATTCGCATCGGCTTAATTGGTTGCGGCGGACGCGGCACCGGTGCAGTTGACAATGCTTTCAATGCAGCGCAAGGCGTTAAACTGGTTGCGATGGGCGATGCTTTTAAAGACCGAATAGAAAGTTGCAAAGCGGAACTTGGCAAGAAGAATGCCGATAAAATCAATGTGCCCAATGACCGTATGTTTGTTGGTTTTGATGCTTATGAAAAAGTCATCAACACCAAAGAGGTCAATTACATTATCCTGGCAACCCCGCCGGGCTTTCGTCCTACACATTTGAAGGCAGCGGTCGCTGCCGGCAAAAATATTTTCACGGAAAAACCAGTAGCGGTCGATGGACCAGGGATTCGCAGCGTGCTTGAAACCTATGAACAAGCGAAAGCAAAAGGCTTGGCGATTGCTGCCGGTACACAGCGTCGCCACCAGACCGGCTACCTGGAAACCATGAAATTGATTCACGATGGTGCTATTGGTGAAATTGTTGCCGCGCGCTGTTACTGGAATCAAGGCGGTTTGTGGAAGAAAGATCGCCAGCCGGGATGGAGCGATATGGAATGGCAATTGCGCAACTGGCTCTATTTTACCTGGCTTTCAGGCGATCATATCGTCGAACAACACGTCCACAACATTGATGTAGTCAATTGGGCGATGCAAGCGCATCCGGTGTCGGCAACCGGAATGGGCGGTCGACAATCCCGCACTTCGCCGGATTACGGACACATTTTCGACCACTTTGCCATTGATTACGAATACGAAAATGGTATGCACCTGATGAGTATGTGCCGTCAGGTGGTTGGTGCGGATGGCAACGTTTCCGAAGCTCTGGTTGGCACTAAAGGCAAATGTCAGGTGAATCGTTATCAAATCACCGGCGCAAATCCTTGGCGAATGGAGCGTAAACAAGGCGACGATCCAGACCCCTATGTCAAAGAACATACCGATTTAATCGCCAGCATTCGCACCGCCAAACCAATTAACGAGCTTAAAAATGTTGCCGAAAGCACCCTTTCGGCAATTATGGGCAGAATGTCTGCCTATACCGGCAAAGTCGTAACCTGGGAAAAGGCGTTGAATTCTCAAGAGAGTCTGGTGCCGGCTAAACTTGATTGGGGACCGATTGCGGTTCCGGCAATTGCAATTCCCGGTCAAACCGTTCTCAGCTAATCTTACTTTAAGAGGTGGTGAACCTTTCGTGAGTAGAAGATAATCACCACCTCCAGCTTTTTTTGCCGCAACTCTTTCATCAAATCAAGCAGAAAAAAGAGTTAATGTTTATCTCAAAAACTTGAAAAAGGTTCCTTGGTAAAAATATTTTTCTGCTCTGGAGAAAAGAAATAACTTGTTTTATTGAAGGATTTACGCAGTGATAGTGAAAGTAACTTGAGAGCTTGATGTATTACTTTAACTTTTTTCTTGCATCTAGTGTAGGTATGTGATATAACCTCGACCCATAAACAACACCGCTTTATGTTCCTGCCATAAAGCGGCGTTGTTTCAGCAGTGCGCTGGATATGGAACATTCAGAAAGGGGGCTACTGGATGTTCAAGGGGGCTTGTCGATTCGACGATCTAGCGTACTGCATCATCATATCTTCGCTTCCTCGACAAGTCAATTACATCTTTCCAAACACCCAAATTAGTTACGAGATTTGCAAAATCGGCTAATTTTGCTTAAACATACAGCGTTGCCATCATTATTTGGGAGGAATTTCAGTGAGAGCGGTTATTCAACGGGTAAAAAGCGCCTGTGTCGAGGTAGATGAACAAATCGTAGGCAAAATTGCTCAAGGTTTATTGGTTCTGCTGGGGGTAGCTCGCGATGACACGCAGGCAGATGCCGATTATTTACTGGATAAAACCCTAAATTTGCGCATCTTTAACGATGAAGAGGGAAAAATGAACCGCTCTGTTCTTGACGCCGGTGGCGCACTGCTGGTGGTTTCGCAATTTACGCTTTACGGCGATGCGCGTAAAGGCCGTCGACCTTCTTATATTGAAGCCGCAGAACCTGAACGAGCGAATGCTTTGTATGAATACATTATTTCTGAGGCGAGGAAAAAGGGCTTAGCTGTGGAAACGGGCGTGTTTCAAGCGATGATGCAGGTCAATCTAATAAATGACGGGCCGGTGACTATATTGCTTGATAGTCGTAAAAATTTTTAAGGGCTGAGAGTGATAGGCTCTCAGCCCTTAAAATATGAAACGCTAGCACAACTGATTAAGCGTTGGCATTACCGGGCACCGGCGGGATGATTGGATTCAGCACGGAAGGTTTCGGTTCCGTCTTGGGTTTGTCTTCCCGTATGGATGAAGACGGTGTCGTATCATCATCAAGCGGAAGCCCCGCAATCAAGCGACGAATCTGCACCCCATCAAGCGATTCACGTTCAAGCAGGGATTCTGAAAGTCTGATCATGGCGTCCTTGTTTTCCAAAATAATCTGCTTGGCGCGATTATATTGTTCAGTGACGATGCGTTTGACTTCCTGATCGATTCTAATCGCCGTATCTTCGCTGTAATCCTGATGCTGAGCGATTTCGCGTCCAAGGAAAATCTGCTCTTCCTTTTTGCCAAAAGTGATTGGCCCAAGGCTCGACATTCCGAATTCGCAAACCATCTTGCGCGCCAGTTCCGTTGCGCGTTCAATGTCATTTGAAGCACCGGTGGTGACGTGATTGAGGAAAATCTCTTCGGCAATTCGACCACCCATTAAAATGGCAATCTGCCCTTCGAGATAATCTTTGGTATGTGAATAACGGTCGGCTTCCGGCAGTTGCATGGTGACACCGAGCGCCATGCCGCGCGGAATAATCGAAACTTTATGCACCGGGTCGGCATTAGGAACTTTAATGCCAACCATTGTGTGACCGGCTTCGTGATAGGCAGTGTTGCGTTTCTCTTCGTTTGACATCACGATGGAGCGCCGTTCGGAACCCATCAATACTTTATCTTTTGCCCATTCAAAATCGAGCATCGAAACCGCTTTGCGATTATAACGGGCAGCGTTGAGCGCCGCTTCGTTCACGAGATTCGCCAAATCCGCGCCGGTAAATCCAGGCGTGCTGCGGGCAATGACGTTAATATCGACATCTTCACCAAGCGGGATTTTGCGTGTATGCACGGCAAGGATGCCTTCGCGCCCTTTCACATCAGGACGATTAACCACGACGCGACGGTCAAAACGTCCAGGTCTGAGTAGCGCCGGATCGAGCACATCCGGGCGGTTCGTCGAAGCAATCAAAATTACTCCGTCGTTTGATTCAAAACCATCCATCTCAACGAGCAATTGGTTGAGCGTTTGTTCGCGTTCATCGTGTCCGCCGCCAAGACCTGCGCCACGATGCCGACCAACCGCATCAATTTCGTCAATGAAAATAATGCACGGCGCATTCTTTTTGCCCTGTTCAAACAAATCACGCACGCGGGAAGCGCCAACACCTACGAACATTTCAACGAAATCCGAACCGGAAATCGAAAAGAACGGCACGTTGGCTTCACCGGCGATGGCGCGTGCAAGCAGGGTCTTGCCGGTGCCCGGAGGTCCCATCAACAAAACGCCTTTGGGAATGCGTCCACCAAGTTTTTGGAATTTCTGCGGCTCTTTCAAAAATTCAATAATCTCTTGTAATTCTTCTTTGGCTTCTTCAACGCCCGCGACATCCTTGAAGGTGACGCGCTTTTGCTGATTGCTTAACAATTTGGCGCGGGATTTTCCAAAAGAGAGGGCTTTATTACCGCCCGATTGCATCTGCCGCATCATGAAAATCCAGAGTCCGAGAATCACCAGAATCGGTGCCCAACTGAACAGGCTAAATACCCACTGACTTGATGAAGAACTTTTGATACTGACCTTAATATCTTTAGCGGTCATCTTGTCGACAATATCACGTTGAATAAATTGATTGGTCACCGGGGCTTCAAATTTTTCGCCGGTTGTCAGCTTGCCTGTGAAACCGGAATTCTCTTCAAGCGTTGCTTCTTGAATCTGTACCGGCTGTGCCTCTATTTTTTTAACTAATTCAGTATGGGTGAGGACAACTTCTTTTTGCCCACCTCGGCTTGTGAAAACCGCATAAAGCAGAATCGCGCCGCCGATAATCACCACCCAGAAAATTGCTTGTCTAACTGTTGAATTCAACCTACTACCTCCGAAAATAACGGGTCTTTACCCGATTTCAAATTCTAGCTTACCTACAAATGATGCGCAATCACAGTAAATTTTTAACCCCTCAACGCTTTTCTCACAGCATACGCAAATTCAACTACGGGTTTCATCAGGTATAAGATTCAGAAACCTGTATTTAAAACCTGTACGATGGCAATGCTTGGCATTTGCTCATTGGCTGTAAATTTCAAGGCGGGGGGCAATCCCGGTGACCATACATACTCACCGTCTGATGTTGCCAAAATTAACCACGTTGCTCGACGGCTTGCAGGGATTTTATGGTCAATCATCAGGTTTTTCAACTTTTTAATTTTTGCCTGTCCAACGACGCGAACTTTTTCGCCTGCCTGTCGGGTTCGCAAAATTAAATGGTCGGGCAAGCGTGCATCATCAAGCGCCACCTTGAACCAGTCCATTCCGCTTCGCTCTTTAATTTTCTGATTTTGTCGAATGACTTCCTTTAAATTGGCAATCGGTTGATGGCGGTTAATTTGCAAACGGAATTCACCAGCTTCAATTATTTGTTCCGGCTGATTTAGGTTTACTTCAATAAAAGTTTTTGAGTTGAAATTTTCATCTGGTGTCTGGTGTTTGATTACAACCGGCTTATCGGGTTTGAGCGTTGAAATAAAAACCAGTGAATTAAATTCGCGCCAGACTTCGATGGCATCCATAAGTTGCACATGATCACCGCTCACACCTTCAACAAGTAAGTGTTCAAGCGCCTTGATGTGCGTTGATTCAATAGCTGAAACGGGTGAATGAGGCGGCAATAACTTCTCCTGCGCCTGCTGCGTTGCCGCAATCAATAGTCGTCTTCGCACCCCTTGCGGATGAGGTAAAATTTCTACGATTGATAAGGCAATCCCTTTTTCATTAGGCGCTTCGATGGTTGATGGAATTTGCGCTTTTCCGAGCAATTCAGCGGTTAATTGATTCAGCGCATCATCATCAAGCGCGATAATCTCAGCCGTTTGCGCCAGATGTTCAATGATGCGCGGATTAATCTCACGCAAAACCTTCAGCACTTCGTGGCGGATGCGATTGCGCGTATAATCCAAACTTTCATTCGTTGCATCCAGGCGAAACGCTAAGTGTCGTTTGCGACAATACTGCTCGACCTCTTCACGCGAGATGGCAAGCAATGGGCGAATCAATTTGATTTCCGTGGGCAGCAGGCAGTAAGCATTGGGCAGTTCAAATTGCGGGTGGCGGATGGCAGGTGGCAACTGATGGTTCGCGATGGCGAGCGATGAATCGTTTTGCTGCCGGTTATCTCCTGAATCCTGAATCCTGAATCCGGAATCCTGTTCATCGACGCCGGATACTTCAGACTCATCACGGAATTGATGTGCCGGAATCATCGGACGCATGGATGCCAAGCCGCGAAGCCCTGCGCCGCGTGCGAGCCTCATCAAAAAAGTTTCCGCCTGATCGCTCATCGTGTGACCCGTAGCAATGCGGTTGCAACCGGTTTGCATTGCCGTATCGAGCAAAAATCGGTAACGCGCAAGGCGCGCGGTCTCTTCGACGCCACACCTGGTTGTTTCAGCAAGTTGGTTAATATCTAATGCCGCAACAGTCGCAGGAATCTCCAGTTTGTCAGCAAGTCGTCGGACAAATTCTGCATCTTCGTCCGAAGCTTTGCCGCGAAGTTGATGATTGAGATGCGCGATATGAAGGTTGAATTCCTGCGCATGCTTTCTGTTTTTGCGAAAAGCTTTTTGTAAACGAATGAGGATGTCGAGCAGGGCAATGGAATCGGGACCACCTGAAAGCGCAATGACAATACCCGTTGTTTCTGCGAGCAGGGCGTGAGTTTTAATGAAACTCTGAACTTTTTGAAAGGCGCTTTGGGCTGACATAGGGAAATTATTTTTGCAGCCGAGCCTTTGCGCAACAAGAAAATAATGACGTGATAAAAACGCAGGCAAACTTATATTGACGTTTGAATTACCAAAGCTGGTCTTCGCCTTCGAGCCAGTCTTTGGTCATATCACACCATAAAGCCAACCCTTGCCACTCACCGAAACGCGCGTAAAATCGGGCGATTTTTTTATCCGTGGCGATGCGACCTTTGTTATACATTTTGGCGAATTTGCCGCGCACCCAGGAATCAAGCGCCAGTCCATCATAACGACCCACCAGCCGCAAGAGATTTTCCGCTGCATAAGTGCCGACCCCTTTCACTCGTTTCATTTCGCGTTTGAGTTTTTCGGTCGGTAAATCGCTTGTGAGCCACGCGTCCAAATCAAGCTTGCCGGTGGCAACCTGTTCGGCAATCTCCTGCAAATAGGGCGCGCGATAGCCGGCGCGAATTTTTTCGCGATAAAAACTTTCAGGCATCGCTGCCATGACTTCCGGGGTGGGAAAGGTGCGCGAACCATCTGCTGCGGCTTCACCGAGTTCATTGACCAGTTGATTGACCATTTTATCTGTGAGCGCCCACGAACAATTCGTGGTGCAGACCGTCTTGATTAAATCTTCAAAGACCGACGGCGCGCGCAGCATTCGCCCCGCTCCGGCTTTGGTAATCCAGGCGAAATCCTT
The window above is part of the Acidobacteriota bacterium genome. Proteins encoded here:
- the tilS gene encoding tRNA lysidine(34) synthetase TilS; this translates as MSAQSAFQKVQSFIKTHALLAETTGIVIALSGGPDSIALLDILIRLQKAFRKNRKHAQEFNLHIAHLNHQLRGKASDEDAEFVRRLADKLEIPATVAALDINQLAETTRCGVEETARLARYRFLLDTAMQTGCNRIATGHTMSDQAETFLMRLARGAGLRGLASMRPMIPAHQFRDESEVSGVDEQDSGFRIQDSGDNRQQNDSSLAIANHQLPPAIRHPQFELPNAYCLLPTEIKLIRPLLAISREEVEQYCRKRHLAFRLDATNESLDYTRNRIRHEVLKVLREINPRIIEHLAQTAEIIALDDDALNQLTAELLGKAQIPSTIEAPNEKGIALSIVEILPHPQGVRRRLLIAATQQAQEKLLPPHSPVSAIESTHIKALEHLLVEGVSGDHVQLMDAIEVWREFNSLVFISTLKPDKPVVIKHQTPDENFNSKTFIEVNLNQPEQIIEAGEFRLQINRHQPIANLKEVIRQNQKIKERSGMDWFKVALDDARLPDHLILRTRQAGEKVRVVGQAKIKKLKNLMIDHKIPASRRATWLILATSDGEYVWSPGLPPALKFTANEQMPSIAIVQVLNTGF
- a CDS encoding VWA domain-containing protein; the protein is MTHLKLPAVVCLLFLLSASHLLAIRLFAQDAKKDQESVVKLKTELINVRAVVTDKNGNIIENLTKEDFEVLENDRPQQISFFSLERTGKLSRAAASTGSDSIKNSQPTASKPGSSGGHTVVLFVDTVNLSFSSLYLLRQELKKFVATSLSEDDQVALVTTTASLGIYEQFTRDRQLLNRLIDKIAPWQPDTRVRFYTPLLAARVLASDRAAKVLALCIVREEQGRPCGQEFEEIDPFIYQMSSADEVAITGRAKEVLMEGIRRRQMTLSTLRSVTERLQGMPGQKILALFSDGFTMMGYGGEADLSAVQTVVSRAVRSGVVFYAFNAKGLQPDVFGDASVGTFMPPPSFSTYMGMSARDSENGLNALAADTGGKALFNTNNLNIGLQQALDENSIYYALDYYSSNTEAENKFRKIKVRVKNHDDYKVRAQRGYLPADFKNEEETLTPRQQLIKAMTAPLSVNALGVAATADFIELEGDKAQVSLSIYADPVSFDFLMQNDARLFDAELGVAVLNTSGKVIKTINEQMKGQITPAQFELAKRNGFKSARRLELEPGTYNIRIGLLETHTQRVGSTSLWVEVPDLKKGNLTLSDLLLITAQPQPTNQTEVLQKVSRQGEIIYSSTDVLSYGFKIYNAPEVANLRMQVEFAQDNKVILQTPWTDIASVMDDRDAKAINVSQQFKLNNLKPGTYQLKVRVQDTRKKYIGEKQKWFVIAS
- a CDS encoding Fe-S cluster assembly protein HesB, which encodes MQITIPTPEQFNFKRTAISHGWYDLPPFTLDKDSWTMTRVIVLNGAKPIKVTLTEANGTLVVNLPRKLNQRAEAKVIRDVRHIFRLDDDLSSFYEAVASDKDFAWITKAGAGRMLRAPSVFEDLIKTVCTTNCSWALTDKMVNQLVNELGEAAADGSRTFPTPEVMAAMPESFYREKIRAGYRAPYLQEIAEQVATGKLDLDAWLTSDLPTEKLKREMKRVKGVGTYAAENLLRLVGRYDGLALDSWVRGKFAKMYNKGRIATDKKIARFYARFGEWQGLALWCDMTKDWLEGEDQLW
- a CDS encoding FAD:protein FMN transferase, whose product is MGTQFKIVMYAANHQIAGRAKQAAFNRIARLDAIMSDYQQASELNTLSHQAINRPLRISYDLFRVLDYSQRLAAKTNGAFDITIGAVTRLWRRARRTHQMPDKEKLTQALALTGFKKLHLDAKTQSAWLDREGVLLDLGGIAKGFAADEALEILKRLGIRSALVAAGGDIVIGQSPPGQSGWVIEVATLQANNLQNKTQLLLSNAAVSTSGDAEQFVEFDGVRYSHIVDPRTGVGIQGQSSVTVVARRGIDSDALATAVSVLGKDEGLRLINATKNVAAFITIKTLQGEMTSYASANWQAVAKPSKIRD
- a CDS encoding Gfo/Idh/MocA family oxidoreductase → MENSNDKNPSRRDFLKTSAVAIGATVATNLINNAAYAAGSDEIRIGLIGCGGRGTGAVDNAFNAAQGVKLVAMGDAFKDRIESCKAELGKKNADKINVPNDRMFVGFDAYEKVINTKEVNYIILATPPGFRPTHLKAAVAAGKNIFTEKPVAVDGPGIRSVLETYEQAKAKGLAIAAGTQRRHQTGYLETMKLIHDGAIGEIVAARCYWNQGGLWKKDRQPGWSDMEWQLRNWLYFTWLSGDHIVEQHVHNIDVVNWAMQAHPVSATGMGGRQSRTSPDYGHIFDHFAIDYEYENGMHLMSMCRQVVGADGNVSEALVGTKGKCQVNRYQITGANPWRMERKQGDDPDPYVKEHTDLIASIRTAKPINELKNVAESTLSAIMGRMSAYTGKVVTWEKALNSQESLVPAKLDWGPIAVPAIAIPGQTVLS
- the ftsH gene encoding ATP-dependent zinc metalloprotease FtsH codes for the protein MNSTVRQAIFWVVIIGGAILLYAVFTSRGGQKEVVLTHTELVKKIEAQPVQIQEATLEENSGFTGKLTTGEKFEAPVTNQFIQRDIVDKMTAKDIKVSIKSSSSSQWVFSLFSWAPILVILGLWIFMMRQMQSGGNKALSFGKSRAKLLSNQQKRVTFKDVAGVEEAKEELQEIIEFLKEPQKFQKLGGRIPKGVLLMGPPGTGKTLLARAIAGEANVPFFSISGSDFVEMFVGVGASRVRDLFEQGKKNAPCIIFIDEIDAVGRHRGAGLGGGHDEREQTLNQLLVEMDGFESNDGVILIASTNRPDVLDPALLRPGRFDRRVVVNRPDVKGREGILAVHTRKIPLGEDVDINVIARSTPGFTGADLANLVNEAALNAARYNRKAVSMLDFEWAKDKVLMGSERRSIVMSNEEKRNTAYHEAGHTMVGIKVPNADPVHKVSIIPRGMALGVTMQLPEADRYSHTKDYLEGQIAILMGGRIAEEIFLNHVTTGASNDIERATELARKMVCEFGMSSLGPITFGKKEEQIFLGREIAQHQDYSEDTAIRIDQEVKRIVTEQYNRAKQIILENKDAMIRLSESLLERESLDGVQIRRLIAGLPLDDDTTPSSSIREDKPKTEPKPSVLNPIIPPVPGNANA
- a CDS encoding formylglycine-generating enzyme family protein: MKQIRLVLIISLFFALVSGLNAGNFRQSFAAVEAQVSTKPSDMKPYTETVPGNRVKFDMVAIPGGTFQLGSPASETGRGADEGQQVEVKIQPFWMGAMEVTWDEYDVFAFSQDIPKKPTPEPQPTASDAVTRPTPPYADESFGYGKGRQPAISITHHAAMEYCRWLTEKTGKLYRLPTEAEWEYACRAGSKTAYAFGDDAKKLAEYGWFADNSEGAPHPVGKKKANPWGLYDMHGNVAEWCLDAYAKDFYSTLKAGVVEPVLVPTERRYPNVVRGGSWDDDADKLRSAARQYSKKEWSKRDPQRPQSIWWHTDALTIGFRIVHPLDEQEILKGLKSKVTRQSPD
- the dtd gene encoding D-aminoacyl-tRNA deacylase produces the protein MRAVIQRVKSACVEVDEQIVGKIAQGLLVLLGVARDDTQADADYLLDKTLNLRIFNDEEGKMNRSVLDAGGALLVVSQFTLYGDARKGRRPSYIEAAEPERANALYEYIISEARKKGLAVETGVFQAMMQVNLINDGPVTILLDSRKNF